The Kitasatospora paranensis genome has a window encoding:
- a CDS encoding response regulator transcription factor — MRVLIVEDEPFLAGAIRDGLRLEAIAADIAGDGDTALELLGVNAYDIAVLDRDIPGPSGDEVAERIVASGSGTPILMLTAADRLDDKVSGFGLGADDYLTKPFDLRELVLRLRALDRRRAHLRPPMREIAGLRLDPFRREVHRDGRYVALTRKQFAVLEVLVAAAGGVVSAEELLERAWDGNADPFTNAVRITVSALRKRLGEPWIIATVPGVGYRIEAQPEAGPEAGARG, encoded by the coding sequence ATGCGTGTGCTGATCGTCGAGGACGAGCCCTTTCTGGCGGGCGCCATCCGTGACGGCCTGCGCCTGGAGGCGATCGCGGCCGACATCGCAGGTGACGGGGACACCGCTCTGGAACTGCTGGGCGTCAACGCCTACGACATCGCCGTCCTCGACCGCGACATCCCCGGGCCGTCCGGTGACGAGGTCGCCGAGCGCATCGTCGCCTCCGGCAGCGGCACGCCGATCCTCATGCTCACCGCCGCCGACCGCCTCGACGACAAGGTCTCCGGGTTCGGACTCGGCGCCGACGACTACCTCACCAAGCCGTTCGACCTGCGGGAGCTCGTGCTGCGGCTCCGGGCCCTCGACCGCAGGCGGGCTCACCTCAGGCCGCCCATGCGGGAGATCGCAGGCCTGCGGCTGGATCCGTTCCGCCGGGAGGTCCACCGCGACGGCCGATACGTCGCGCTGACCCGCAAGCAGTTCGCCGTGCTGGAGGTCCTCGTCGCCGCCGCGGGCGGTGTCGTCAGCGCCGAAGAACTCCTGGAACGCGCGTGGGACGGGAACGCCGACCCCTTCACCAACGCCGTGCGCATCACCGTCTCGGCCCTGCGCAAGCGGCTCGGCGAACCCTGGATCATCGCCACCGTGCCGGGCGTCGGCTACCGCATCGAAGCTCAGCCGGAGGCCGGACCGGAGGCAGGTGCGCGTGGATAG
- a CDS encoding HAMP domain-containing sensor histidine kinase — protein MSVRLKLTLSYTGFLLLAGVLLLGAVWVFLLRYVPDSALLVSGTLTDGVFPVRSNLLHVFAPRAAAVLAFLLVLGLVGGWILAGRILAPLSRITDATRLASAGSLSHRIRLPGRKDEFRELADAFDTMLARLEDHVAEQQRFAANASHELRTPLAISKALIEVARTDPDHDIGQALDRLHAVNTRAIDLTEALLLLGRAEQRSFIREPVDLSLLAEEATETLLPLAEGQGVTVETRGDITPVYGSPALLLQLTTNLVHNAIVHNLPGRGTVRVTTGVHRGTAVLTVENSGERLTPELVSTFTEPFMRGTERVRTDHAGVGLGLAIVTTITRAHGGTLTLTPRPEGGLRITVELPAQETHADC, from the coding sequence ATGAGCGTCCGCCTCAAGCTCACCCTCAGCTACACCGGATTCCTGCTGCTGGCCGGCGTCCTGCTGCTCGGGGCGGTGTGGGTCTTCCTGCTGCGGTACGTCCCCGACAGTGCGCTCCTCGTCAGCGGCACCCTGACGGACGGTGTCTTTCCCGTCCGGTCCAACCTCCTGCACGTCTTCGCTCCGCGGGCAGCCGCCGTGCTGGCATTCCTACTGGTGCTCGGCCTGGTCGGAGGGTGGATCCTCGCCGGGCGGATCCTCGCCCCGCTCTCCCGGATCACCGACGCCACCCGCCTGGCGTCCGCCGGATCGCTCTCCCACCGGATCCGGCTGCCGGGCCGCAAGGACGAGTTCCGCGAACTCGCCGACGCCTTCGACACGATGCTGGCCCGGCTCGAGGACCACGTCGCCGAACAGCAGAGGTTCGCAGCCAACGCCTCGCACGAGCTGCGCACCCCGCTGGCGATCTCGAAGGCGCTGATCGAGGTGGCCCGCACCGATCCGGACCACGACATCGGCCAGGCCCTCGACCGCCTGCACGCCGTCAACACCCGGGCGATCGACCTCACCGAGGCACTGCTTCTGCTCGGCCGTGCCGAGCAGCGGTCCTTCATCCGGGAACCCGTCGACCTGTCCCTCCTGGCGGAGGAAGCCACCGAAACCCTCCTGCCCCTCGCGGAAGGGCAGGGCGTCACCGTCGAGACCCGCGGCGACATCACCCCCGTGTACGGGTCGCCGGCACTCCTGCTGCAACTGACCACGAACCTCGTGCACAACGCGATCGTCCACAACCTGCCGGGAAGGGGCACCGTGCGGGTGACCACCGGCGTCCACCGCGGGACTGCCGTGCTCACCGTCGAGAACTCCGGCGAGCGGCTCACCCCGGAGCTGGTCTCCACGTTCACCGAACCGTTCATGCGCGGCACCGAACGCGTCCGCACCGACCACGCGGGCGTCGGCCTCGGCCTGGCGATCGTCACGACCATCACCCGCGCCCACGGGGGAACGCTCACGCTCACCCCGCGGCCCGAGGGCGGGCTCCGGATCACGGTGGAGCTTCCGGCGCAGGAGACGCACGCCGACTGCTGA
- a CDS encoding TNT domain-containing protein — protein MRSRTLVSMSMVAALPLTLLAAAGSAAAAAPVRAASSQRSLPADCPDLLPPGDPAVYYCGRQELGPAVLPTTGPVSTLLRGYRRLGGLQPTQFLDWYRSGDLWKYPDNRGFAEVNGILDMHLQTMEPGGLLDRFGADTGKYLATGGTPYAKRALPPDSLNGDGYGYHCYVVNRDFRVEAGHIAAGFAQPGFGTQQWLDPALKPADFADAETYNVANLVKHEYLQVAAPERCTGTGHGS, from the coding sequence ATGCGTTCCCGCACCCTCGTCTCGATGTCCATGGTCGCCGCGCTTCCGCTGACGCTTCTCGCGGCAGCCGGCAGCGCGGCCGCCGCCGCGCCGGTCCGCGCGGCCTCGTCCCAGCGGAGCCTGCCCGCGGACTGTCCGGATCTCCTGCCGCCCGGCGACCCGGCCGTCTACTACTGCGGCCGTCAGGAGCTCGGCCCGGCCGTGCTGCCGACGACGGGGCCGGTCTCGACGCTGCTGCGGGGCTACCGCCGTCTCGGCGGTCTGCAGCCGACCCAGTTCCTCGACTGGTACCGCAGCGGCGACCTGTGGAAGTACCCCGACAACCGGGGCTTCGCGGAGGTGAACGGCATCCTCGACATGCACCTGCAGACGATGGAACCCGGCGGCCTCCTGGACCGCTTCGGAGCGGACACCGGCAAGTACCTGGCAACCGGCGGGACGCCGTACGCCAAGCGCGCCCTGCCGCCGGACTCGCTCAACGGCGACGGGTACGGCTACCACTGCTACGTGGTCAACCGTGACTTCCGCGTCGAGGCCGGACACATCGCCGCCGGCTTCGCCCAGCCGGGGTTCGGCACCCAGCAGTGGCTGGACCCCGCCCTCAAGCCCGCCGACTTCGCCGACGCCGAGACGTACAACGTCGCCAACCTGGTCAAGCACGAGTATCTGCAGGTCGCCGCACCCGAGCGGTGCACCGGCACCGGTCACGGATCCTGA
- a CDS encoding HAMP domain-containing sensor histidine kinase, producing the protein MTLRGQIAAVIALVSCLVACTVAVLVHRASVGQHTDQARASAEAALDAVLAGYDRTGELVGGWHAAVDDPAVPAGLRALAARGRQGSVLGHGPDGTAMWAAAGTGGRVVSVRLDFAGDEQAVADLDRAVQIAAALSVAVTVLAGVLAADRISHRLRTAARTARTIAAGDLDARIGPLGRRRDEVSELATAVDSMAAALRSRLENEQRFTADVAHELRTPLTGLLTASELLPEGRPTELVQNRVRALRDLTEDLLEVSRLDARAEPADLADLPLAHLVARTATAVGRPVELVVSADATVSTDPRRFDRVLANLVANAHRHGAPPVSVRVDGSVVTVRDHGPGYPESVLRDGPQRFRTGARERGQGHGLGLTIAQGHAEAIGVTVHLRNHPEGGAVAELRMPTPAPADDATTGPAGPGPSTRAAPVPRIDGGFGPGQRAVSPSRGRPVGVPGAGAVNAG; encoded by the coding sequence GTGACCCTCCGCGGGCAGATCGCCGCCGTCATCGCCCTGGTCTCCTGCCTGGTCGCGTGCACCGTCGCCGTGCTCGTCCACCGGGCGTCGGTGGGTCAGCACACGGACCAGGCCCGGGCCTCCGCGGAGGCCGCGCTGGACGCCGTGCTCGCCGGGTACGACCGCACCGGCGAGCTGGTCGGCGGCTGGCACGCGGCCGTGGACGACCCGGCGGTCCCGGCCGGGCTGCGCGCGCTGGCCGCACGCGGGCGGCAGGGCTCCGTCCTCGGCCACGGGCCGGACGGCACCGCGATGTGGGCGGCGGCCGGCACCGGGGGCAGGGTCGTCTCGGTGCGGCTCGACTTCGCGGGCGACGAGCAGGCGGTGGCGGACCTCGACCGGGCGGTGCAGATCGCCGCGGCGCTGTCCGTCGCCGTGACCGTCCTGGCCGGAGTGCTGGCCGCCGACCGGATCAGCCACCGGCTGCGGACGGCCGCCCGCACCGCCCGCACCATCGCGGCCGGCGACCTCGACGCGCGGATCGGGCCGCTCGGGCGCCGCCGCGACGAGGTGTCCGAACTGGCCACGGCCGTCGACTCGATGGCCGCCGCGCTGCGCAGCCGGCTGGAGAACGAGCAGCGGTTCACCGCCGATGTCGCGCACGAGTTGCGCACCCCGCTGACGGGTCTGCTGACCGCCTCCGAACTGCTGCCGGAGGGCCGGCCCACCGAACTGGTGCAGAACCGGGTGCGGGCGCTGCGCGACCTGACCGAGGACCTGCTGGAGGTCTCCCGGCTGGACGCCCGCGCCGAGCCGGCCGACCTGGCCGACCTGCCGCTGGCGCACCTGGTGGCCCGGACGGCGACCGCCGTCGGACGGCCGGTCGAGCTCGTGGTGTCGGCCGACGCGACGGTCAGCACCGATCCGCGGCGCTTCGACCGGGTGCTGGCCAACCTGGTGGCCAACGCCCACCGGCACGGCGCACCACCGGTGTCGGTCCGGGTCGACGGATCGGTGGTCACCGTCCGCGACCACGGCCCGGGTTATCCGGAGTCCGTCCTGCGCGACGGCCCGCAGCGCTTCCGCACCGGCGCGCGGGAACGCGGCCAAGGCCACGGCCTGGGCCTGACGATCGCCCAGGGCCACGCCGAGGCCATCGGCGTCACCGTGCATCTGCGGAACCATCCCGAGGGCGGCGCGGTCGCCGAACTCCGGATGCCCACCCCCGCACCGGCTGACGACGCGACCACCGGCCCCGCCGGACCGGGTCCGTCCACCCGGGCAGCGCCGGTCCCGCGGATCGACGGCGGCTTCGGGCCCGGTCAGCGGGCTGTGTCGCCGAGCAGGGGGCGGCCGGTGGGGGTGCCCGGGGCGGGAGCCGTGAACGCGGGGTAG
- a CDS encoding response regulator transcription factor — protein sequence MTVPLPPPPPMPRILLVEDDEVIREATQMALERYGFPVDTAADGLQGLEGFRARRPDLMLIDVMLPLLDGVGLCRRVREESNLPILMMSARGQTVDVVSGLEAGADDYVVKPFEIAVLVARIRTVLRRTGPVSAPAPHGPSGAGGPSGASGAGGPAGPAQAGPSAVRVIDDLTVDTEAMEVTVAGEPVPLTPTELRLLLEFTAAPGVVMERQTLLSRVWDYSWDADSRVVDVHVQRLRAKIGAGRIETVRGFGYRLRRIR from the coding sequence ATGACCGTCCCCCTCCCGCCTCCGCCGCCCATGCCGCGGATCCTGCTCGTCGAGGACGACGAGGTCATCCGGGAGGCGACCCAGATGGCGCTCGAACGGTACGGCTTCCCGGTCGACACCGCCGCCGACGGCCTCCAGGGGCTGGAAGGGTTCCGGGCCCGGCGGCCGGACCTGATGCTGATCGACGTGATGCTGCCGCTGCTGGACGGGGTCGGCCTGTGCCGGCGCGTCCGCGAGGAGAGCAACCTGCCGATCCTGATGATGTCGGCCCGCGGCCAGACGGTCGACGTCGTCTCCGGGCTGGAGGCCGGGGCCGACGACTACGTGGTGAAGCCCTTCGAGATCGCCGTCCTGGTCGCCCGGATCCGCACCGTGCTGCGGCGCACCGGGCCGGTGTCCGCCCCCGCGCCCCACGGCCCGTCGGGCGCGGGCGGCCCATCGGGCGCAAGCGGTGCAGGCGGCCCGGCGGGGCCGGCGCAGGCCGGCCCGTCCGCGGTGCGGGTGATCGACGACCTGACGGTGGACACCGAGGCGATGGAGGTGACGGTGGCGGGCGAACCGGTACCGCTCACCCCGACGGAGCTGCGGCTGCTGCTGGAGTTCACGGCCGCGCCGGGTGTGGTGATGGAGCGCCAGACGCTGCTCTCCCGGGTGTGGGACTACTCCTGGGACGCCGACAGCCGGGTGGTGGACGTCCATGTGCAGCGGCTCCGCGCCAAGATCGGTGCGGGCCGGATCGAGACCGTCCGGGGTTTCGGCTACCGCCTGCGGCGCATCCGGTGA
- a CDS encoding class F sortase, with translation MPAASAGALVLALGLGTVAYGLTPGGKPVRIAYTGPDAAAPTHGPPAAGAAVAGSAGSAPAAGLPASPPVRLLIPRIGVDAPVGPVGLNGDGTVEVPPLDQPGRVGWYRDGAAPGRPGPAVLLGHYRTRKGAAVFQRLPTLRPGDTVQVRREDGRTVTYRVRAIHQYRKSGFPTDLVYGDTPDAQLRLVTCGGTIGRDGHYSDNIVVLADLADGP, from the coding sequence GTGCCGGCCGCGTCGGCCGGCGCGCTCGTCCTCGCACTGGGGCTCGGCACGGTGGCGTACGGGCTCACGCCCGGCGGGAAGCCGGTGCGGATCGCGTACACCGGCCCCGACGCGGCGGCGCCGACGCACGGCCCGCCGGCCGCCGGCGCCGCCGTAGCGGGCTCCGCAGGATCTGCGCCGGCGGCCGGGCTGCCGGCCTCGCCACCGGTGCGGCTGCTGATCCCCCGGATCGGGGTGGACGCCCCGGTCGGCCCGGTCGGGCTGAACGGCGACGGGACGGTGGAGGTACCGCCGCTGGACCAGCCCGGCCGGGTGGGCTGGTACCGCGACGGTGCGGCACCGGGCCGGCCCGGACCGGCCGTCCTGCTCGGCCACTACCGGACCCGCAAGGGCGCCGCGGTCTTCCAGCGGCTGCCGACGCTGCGCCCGGGCGACACCGTCCAGGTGCGGCGGGAGGACGGCCGGACGGTGACGTACCGGGTGCGGGCGATCCACCAGTACCGGAAGTCCGGGTTCCCGACCGACCTGGTGTACGGCGACACCCCCGACGCGCAGCTGCGGCTGGTCACCTGCGGCGGCACCATCGGCCGCGACGGGCACTACAGCGACAACATCGTCGTCCTCGCCGACCTGGCCGACGGTCCGTGA
- a CDS encoding dihydrofolate reductase family protein, whose translation MGLIHIELFATLDLVGQAPGGPDEDPVGFPFGGWQAPLLDEVAGAQIGAAYEGTDALLLGRRTYDLFAAYWPHQEGGEDNGIATLFNGVPKYVASRGRPDLSWAGSTRLGPDLGAAVREIRDRHEHVKVVGSLNLVQTLLREKLFDRLDLWVHPIVLGVGKKVFDGGAVPTNLTLLEPPAAGPTGTVYLRYGLAEGTPRTGDMSAPDRGVGR comes from the coding sequence GTGGGCCTCATCCACATCGAACTGTTCGCCACCCTCGACCTCGTCGGGCAGGCACCCGGCGGCCCCGACGAGGACCCGGTGGGATTCCCGTTCGGCGGCTGGCAGGCGCCCCTCCTGGACGAGGTCGCCGGGGCGCAGATCGGTGCCGCGTACGAGGGCACGGACGCCCTCCTGCTCGGCCGACGGACGTACGACCTCTTCGCCGCCTACTGGCCCCACCAGGAGGGCGGCGAGGACAACGGCATCGCCACGCTCTTCAACGGCGTCCCGAAGTACGTGGCCTCCCGCGGCAGGCCCGACCTCTCGTGGGCCGGGTCCACCCGGCTCGGCCCGGATCTGGGCGCCGCGGTGCGCGAGATCCGTGACCGGCACGAGCACGTGAAGGTGGTCGGGAGCCTGAACCTCGTCCAGACGCTCCTGCGGGAGAAGCTCTTCGACCGCCTCGACCTCTGGGTGCACCCGATCGTGCTCGGCGTGGGGAAGAAGGTGTTCGACGGTGGCGCGGTGCCCACGAACCTCACCCTCCTCGAACCGCCGGCAGCCGGCCCGACGGGCACCGTGTACCTGCGCTACGGGCTCGCCGAGGGCACACCCCGGACGGGGGACATGAGCGCACCCGACCGCGGCGTCGGGCGCTGA
- a CDS encoding CAP domain-containing protein has product MTEHTTDVQADRYGPDTSTHRAGGGSHRRAGNGKHRARSRSAAKPLLTVVAVAATAAGAVVGSKVMFTSGPQDDRTAAAPEPSLANGITPVTPSGSIAASTTPSPQSTGPTRLPSASTSTVPVQRPATSAAAPTSPLAAVPAPARSTPRATATAGSGTGLDAAASQVLAVINQARAAQGVAPLQMVAGLQTSANAHNHTMAAGCGLSHQCPGEAAFGDREHAAGVQWGTAGENIGEGGPMANTTDAIAGMAVGLTNDMLAEQAPNDGHRRNILNPAFHHIGIQLLRDSSGTVWMTQDFSD; this is encoded by the coding sequence ATGACGGAGCACACGACCGACGTGCAGGCGGACCGCTACGGGCCGGACACGTCCACGCACCGGGCCGGCGGCGGATCGCACCGGCGGGCCGGCAACGGCAAGCACCGGGCCAGGTCCAGGTCCGCCGCCAAGCCGCTGCTGACCGTGGTCGCGGTGGCGGCGACGGCGGCCGGCGCGGTGGTCGGAAGCAAGGTCATGTTCACCTCCGGCCCGCAGGACGACAGAACGGCGGCCGCACCGGAACCGTCGCTGGCGAACGGCATCACGCCGGTGACGCCGAGCGGGTCAATCGCGGCGTCGACGACGCCGTCCCCGCAGAGCACCGGACCGACCCGGCTGCCCAGCGCTTCCACCAGCACCGTGCCGGTGCAGCGGCCCGCCACGTCCGCGGCGGCACCGACCAGCCCGCTCGCGGCCGTTCCGGCGCCCGCGCGGTCGACCCCGCGGGCCACCGCCACGGCCGGCTCGGGCACCGGCCTGGACGCGGCGGCGAGCCAGGTGCTCGCGGTGATCAACCAGGCGCGTGCCGCCCAGGGCGTCGCCCCGCTGCAGATGGTCGCCGGCCTGCAGACCAGCGCGAACGCGCACAACCACACCATGGCGGCCGGCTGCGGACTCTCGCACCAGTGCCCGGGCGAGGCCGCCTTCGGGGACCGCGAGCACGCCGCCGGCGTGCAGTGGGGAACGGCGGGCGAGAACATCGGCGAGGGCGGCCCGATGGCCAACACCACGGACGCGATAGCCGGTATGGCGGTGGGCCTCACCAACGACATGCTCGCCGAGCAGGCGCCCAACGACGGCCACCGCCGGAACATCCTCAACCCGGCCTTCCACCACATCGGGATCCAGCTGCTGCGCGACTCCTCGGGCACGGTGTGGATGACCCAGGACTTCTCGGACTGA
- a CDS encoding carbohydrate-binding module family 20 domain-containing protein, whose translation MNDTWGVTGGTTGQVTVNFSENRTTVLGQNVYLVGSIAQLGSWNTGSALKLSSASYPNWTISLTLPAKTAFEYKYIVKDAAGNVTWESGANRTCTTGASGTSTITDSWK comes from the coding sequence CTGAACGACACCTGGGGCGTCACCGGCGGCACCACCGGCCAGGTCACCGTCAACTTCTCCGAGAACAGGACGACCGTCCTCGGCCAGAACGTCTACCTCGTCGGCTCCATCGCCCAACTCGGCAGCTGGAACACCGGCTCCGCCCTGAAGCTGTCCTCGGCCTCGTACCCGAACTGGACGATCTCCCTCACGCTCCCGGCGAAGACCGCCTTCGAGTACAAGTACATCGTCAAGGACGCCGCCGGGAACGTCACCTGGGAGAGCGGGGCGAACCGTACCTGCACCACCGGTGCATCCGGCACCTCGACGATCACCGACAGCTGGAAGTAG
- a CDS encoding GNAT family N-acetyltransferase — protein sequence MSTVSLPVTTERLVVRLFTQDDLDDLYAYQSLPDVARYLYRPPLTREQCAESLARRVGGTPWAEDGDSLALAVCRADDAGVLGEVVLKLASARARQAEIGWVFNPAHGGRGYAIEAARAAAALAFDELGAHRLFARLDVLNTGSVRVCERLGMRREAHLVENDLDGERWGSEYVYAMLARERQADRA from the coding sequence ATGAGCACGGTTTCGCTGCCCGTCACCACCGAGCGACTCGTCGTGCGCCTGTTCACGCAGGACGACCTCGATGACCTGTACGCGTACCAGAGCCTCCCCGACGTGGCCCGGTACCTCTACCGGCCGCCGCTCACCCGCGAGCAGTGCGCAGAGAGCCTGGCCCGGCGCGTCGGCGGCACGCCGTGGGCCGAGGACGGTGACAGCCTGGCGCTCGCGGTCTGCCGGGCCGACGACGCAGGCGTCCTCGGCGAGGTCGTCCTCAAGCTGGCGAGCGCGCGGGCCCGCCAGGCCGAGATCGGCTGGGTGTTCAACCCCGCCCACGGCGGCCGTGGTTACGCGATCGAGGCGGCGCGCGCGGCCGCCGCGCTGGCCTTCGACGAGCTGGGTGCGCACCGGCTCTTCGCCCGCCTCGACGTCCTGAACACCGGGTCGGTGCGCGTGTGCGAGCGCCTCGGCATGCGGCGGGAGGCGCATCTCGTGGAGAACGACCTCGACGGTGAACGCTGGGGCAGCGAGTACGTCTACGCGATGCTCGCCCGCGAACGGCAGGCCGACCGGGCCTGA
- a CDS encoding lamin tail domain-containing protein: MPTSHSRTGVASVCAAALTFSGLVATGLLAAQPAAAADPAGYQNVRINEVTSSNNDTVELYNTGSTAVSISGWKMSDDSFSPQSFSPSAGTIPAGGFVTFNSPKGLGDSDKVVIYTADGTVVDRVDWATNAAKPAMARCGGDGTGAWVTTTTATTFGAANASGCPSSIPAASRVRINEVTSDGADTVELYNGGTSAVSIGSWKYVDNDTTHSAVSISSSSPSATSIPAGGYVTFNSTLGLGANDSVFLVDNNGSTVDSVTWAAAGASPSDERCADGTGWFRTAVTATPGSANSCSGSGGGGGGGQTGQLLGGGGALTSGCTPEAPGGTGSNPVGTLAWPGGADVTIADNVCAFTTSTGPEGRDVSGLAFDPANPSVLWAAKNKNWLYKLVKSSGKWIPDASWSATGKQIRFAGGSGEPDSEGLTVGGNGHLYVTSERDNTNNTVPKDTIMEFDPAATGSTLTPIHQWDMTSQFPQLNTGSKDDANLGFEGVGYVPDSWLTANGWVDPLTGAAYNPANYPLHGAGLYFAGLEWDGTLHVYGLNSDGTFTTFGSIATGKVSVMDVTFDAGTQRIVATCDNTCGETHTLLKVNTSGAIVPDTTYANPAVMPVDNLEGFALAPTSTCVNGFREAVWSDDGIYGFGTGTSSYGHALYSGTFPADRPTAGGGAPRPVRPPRRARRPSSRPTGWSRPRPPRRPGAAFDGVSAPDGLSAASRRVRRVRRRRSVELTCSLIRCVCGRTSMVTEAAATAGGAGRRLRTSGLRRPAAAPT; encoded by the coding sequence GTGCCTACCTCACACTCCCGTACCGGCGTCGCCTCCGTATGCGCCGCAGCTCTGACGTTCTCCGGACTGGTCGCCACCGGACTGCTCGCCGCGCAGCCCGCGGCCGCCGCGGACCCGGCCGGCTACCAGAACGTTCGGATCAACGAGGTCACCTCGTCGAACAACGACACCGTGGAGCTGTACAACACCGGCTCGACCGCGGTGAGCATCAGCGGCTGGAAGATGTCCGACGACAGCTTCTCCCCGCAGTCTTTCAGCCCGTCCGCCGGCACGATCCCCGCCGGCGGCTTCGTCACCTTCAACTCGCCCAAGGGGTTGGGCGACTCCGACAAGGTGGTGATCTACACGGCCGACGGCACGGTGGTCGACCGCGTCGACTGGGCCACCAACGCGGCGAAGCCGGCGATGGCGCGCTGCGGCGGCGACGGCACCGGCGCGTGGGTGACCACGACCACGGCGACCACGTTCGGCGCCGCGAACGCCTCCGGGTGCCCCTCGTCGATCCCGGCGGCGAGCCGGGTGCGGATCAACGAGGTCACCTCGGACGGCGCGGACACCGTGGAGCTGTACAACGGCGGCACGAGCGCGGTCAGCATCGGGTCGTGGAAGTACGTCGACAACGACACCACCCACTCCGCCGTCTCGATCTCGTCCTCCTCGCCGAGCGCGACCAGCATCCCGGCCGGCGGCTACGTCACGTTCAACTCCACCCTCGGCCTGGGTGCCAACGACTCGGTCTTCCTCGTCGACAACAACGGCAGCACCGTCGACTCGGTGACCTGGGCGGCCGCGGGCGCCTCGCCGTCGGACGAGCGCTGCGCCGACGGCACCGGCTGGTTCCGGACCGCCGTGACCGCGACGCCCGGCAGCGCGAACTCCTGCTCGGGCAGCGGCGGCGGTGGCGGCGGTGGGCAGACCGGCCAGCTACTGGGCGGTGGCGGCGCGCTCACCAGCGGCTGCACCCCCGAGGCGCCCGGCGGTACGGGCTCCAACCCGGTAGGCACCCTGGCGTGGCCGGGCGGCGCGGACGTCACGATCGCGGACAACGTCTGCGCGTTCACCACGTCCACCGGCCCCGAGGGGCGTGACGTGAGCGGTCTGGCGTTCGACCCGGCGAACCCGTCGGTGCTGTGGGCCGCCAAGAACAAGAACTGGCTGTACAAGCTGGTCAAGAGCAGCGGCAAGTGGATCCCGGACGCGTCCTGGAGCGCGACCGGCAAGCAGATCCGCTTCGCGGGCGGCTCCGGCGAGCCGGACTCCGAGGGCCTGACGGTCGGCGGCAACGGCCACCTCTACGTGACCTCCGAGCGCGACAACACCAACAACACCGTCCCCAAGGACACGATCATGGAGTTCGACCCGGCCGCGACCGGATCGACGCTCACCCCGATCCACCAGTGGGACATGACCTCGCAGTTCCCGCAGCTCAACACCGGCAGCAAGGACGACGCCAACCTGGGCTTCGAGGGCGTCGGGTACGTGCCGGACAGCTGGCTGACCGCCAACGGCTGGGTCGACCCGCTGACCGGCGCGGCCTACAACCCGGCGAACTACCCGCTGCACGGTGCGGGCCTGTACTTCGCCGGCCTGGAGTGGGACGGCACGCTGCACGTCTACGGCCTGAACTCCGACGGCACCTTCACCACGTTCGGTTCGATCGCGACCGGCAAGGTCTCCGTGATGGACGTGACGTTCGATGCCGGAACCCAGCGCATCGTCGCGACCTGCGACAACACCTGCGGTGAGACGCACACCCTGCTGAAGGTCAACACCAGCGGCGCGATCGTTCCGGACACCACCTACGCGAACCCGGCCGTCATGCCGGTCGACAACCTGGAGGGCTTCGCGCTCGCGCCGACCTCGACCTGCGTCAACGGCTTCCGCGAGGCGGTCTGGAGCGACGACGGCATCTACGGCTTCGGCACCGGCACCTCCTCCTACGGCCACGCCCTCTACAGCGGCACCTTCCCTGCTGATCGCCCGACCGCAGGCGGCGGCGCACCAAGGCCGGTGAGGCCGCCGCGCAGAGCACGACGACCAAGCTCCCGGCCGACCGGGTGGTCACGACCACGACCACCCCGTCGGCCGGGAGCGGCCTTTGACGGGGTGAGCGCCCCTGACGGCCTCTCGGCGGCTTCCCGGCGGGTTCGGCGCGTGCGGCGGCGGCGGTCCGTGGAGCTGACCTGCTCGCTTATCCGCTGTGTATGCGGGCGGACGAGCATGGTGACCGAGGCGGCTGCCACAGCCGGCGGGGCGGGGAGACGGCTGCGGACATCCGGTCTCCGGCGGCCGGCGGCAGCGCCGACGTGA